A genome region from Natronobeatus ordinarius includes the following:
- a CDS encoding MogA/MoaB family molybdenum cofactor biosynthesis protein codes for MADQPTDDSGTVSAAVVTISSERSLEADPAGDAIADVFDAAGHDVVTRELIARNYDNVQSKVSRLVDRSDVDLVVTTGGTGVEPEDATLEAVRPLIDKELPAFLDLFHELSYMEIGTRMVSSRALAGVADGVPVFCLPNNADATTLASEAIIVPEATRLAALANGGEDDTEE; via the coding sequence ATGGCAGACCAGCCGACGGACGATTCCGGGACGGTCAGTGCAGCCGTCGTCACGATCAGCTCCGAGCGGTCACTCGAGGCGGATCCCGCGGGCGACGCGATCGCGGACGTGTTCGACGCGGCAGGGCACGACGTCGTGACGCGGGAGCTCATCGCCCGAAACTACGACAACGTTCAATCGAAGGTCTCCCGGCTCGTCGACCGGAGCGACGTCGACCTCGTCGTCACCACGGGCGGAACGGGCGTCGAACCCGAGGACGCGACGCTCGAGGCGGTACGACCCCTGATCGACAAGGAGCTCCCGGCGTTTCTCGACCTGTTTCACGAACTCTCCTACATGGAGATCGGTACCCGGATGGTCAGTAGCCGGGCGCTCGCCGGCGTCGCCGACGGCGTCCCGGTGTTCTGTCTGCCGAACAACGCCGACGCCACGACCCTCGCGAGCGAGGCGATCATCGTCCCCGAGGCGACGCGACTGGCGGCACTGGCGAACGGCGGCGAGGACGACACCGAGGAGTGA
- a CDS encoding 5-formyltetrahydrofolate cyclo-ligase, which translates to MDKQTLRERVWDDLEASGEARFPFPPHGRIPNVAGANEASDRLADQPEWQAAETIKANPDAPQLPVRRRALRAGKTVYMAVPRLRDEKCFLRLDPAELEDYDAATTVSGSSTHGVPVGPDEVPEIDLIVSGSVAVTEAGARVGKGEGYSDLEYAVLAEFDLVDSATPVATTVHERQVVEEAVPVDDHDVPMDLLVTPERVVRPDGGEKPAGIDWSLLEAERLEAIPVLARLR; encoded by the coding sequence ATGGACAAACAGACCCTCCGCGAACGGGTGTGGGACGACCTCGAGGCATCGGGCGAGGCTCGGTTTCCGTTTCCGCCACACGGGCGCATTCCGAACGTCGCCGGCGCGAATGAGGCGTCCGACCGGCTCGCCGACCAGCCCGAGTGGCAGGCGGCGGAGACGATCAAGGCCAATCCCGACGCGCCACAGCTCCCGGTCCGGCGACGGGCGCTCCGGGCGGGGAAGACGGTGTACATGGCCGTCCCTCGACTCCGTGACGAGAAGTGCTTCCTGCGGCTCGATCCGGCCGAACTCGAGGACTACGACGCGGCGACGACCGTCTCAGGCTCCTCGACACACGGCGTTCCCGTGGGGCCCGACGAGGTGCCCGAGATCGACCTGATCGTTTCGGGGAGCGTGGCGGTCACCGAAGCCGGCGCTCGCGTCGGGAAAGGGGAGGGGTACAGCGACCTCGAGTACGCGGTGCTGGCCGAGTTCGACCTCGTCGATTCGGCGACGCCGGTGGCGACGACGGTCCACGAACGACAGGTGGTCGAGGAGGCGGTTCCCGTCGACGACCACGACGTGCCGATGGACCTGCTCGTCACGCCCGAGCGGGTCGTGCGTCCAGACGGGGGCGAGAAGCCGGCCGGAATCGACTGGTCGCTGCTTGAGGCGGAGCGACTCGAGGCGATTCCGGTGCTGGCGCGACTACGATGA
- a CDS encoding NUDIX hydrolase, which yields MHDATRDEVTHENATQKVVAVDAEDNELEVVNRLEAHTDDGICHRAFTALVFDRDDNVLLAQRAPEKRLWGTYWDGTVASHPDPGQSQEEATRQRLEEELGITPDQYTDLRVTDRFEYKRYFENEGVEHEVCSVLQLTLTDRSLEPNEAEVAGLLWAPYDRLHRHPEWYRQLRLCPWFEIAMRRDVE from the coding sequence ATGCACGACGCGACACGGGACGAAGTGACACACGAGAACGCCACCCAGAAGGTAGTCGCCGTCGACGCCGAGGATAACGAACTCGAGGTCGTCAACCGACTCGAGGCTCACACCGACGACGGGATCTGCCACCGGGCGTTCACCGCGCTGGTCTTCGACCGTGACGACAACGTCTTACTCGCCCAGCGTGCCCCCGAGAAGCGCCTCTGGGGGACCTACTGGGACGGCACGGTCGCCTCCCACCCCGATCCCGGCCAGTCCCAGGAGGAGGCGACTCGCCAGCGCCTCGAGGAGGAACTCGGGATCACGCCCGACCAGTATACGGATCTGCGGGTAACCGACCGGTTCGAGTACAAACGCTACTTCGAGAACGAGGGCGTCGAACACGAGGTCTGTTCCGTCTTGCAACTCACGCTGACCGATCGCTCGCTCGAGCCGAACGAGGCGGAGGTCGCGGGCCTGCTGTGGGCACCTTACGACCGGCTGCACCGTCACCCCGAGTGGTACCGACAGCTCCGACTCTGTCCGTGGTTCGAGATCGCGATGCGCCGGGACGTCGAGTGA
- a CDS encoding universal stress protein, with protein sequence MDHVLVPMDDSDPARTALEYACERYPGAELTVLYVAEPTESGVYTSMTGGRSDHGERRARAEAVFETARELAAEYDRTVSTELFAGDAARAIVQFAEEAAVDHVVIGSHGRTGASRVLLGSVAETVARRSPTPVTIVR encoded by the coding sequence ATGGACCACGTTCTCGTCCCGATGGACGACTCCGACCCCGCACGGACGGCGCTCGAGTACGCCTGCGAGCGCTACCCGGGTGCCGAACTCACCGTCTTGTACGTGGCCGAACCGACCGAGTCGGGTGTCTACACGTCGATGACCGGCGGGCGATCGGACCACGGGGAGCGCCGGGCTCGCGCCGAGGCGGTGTTCGAAACGGCTCGCGAGCTCGCAGCCGAGTACGACCGGACGGTGTCGACCGAACTGTTCGCCGGCGACGCCGCCCGGGCGATCGTTCAGTTCGCCGAGGAGGCTGCTGTCGACCACGTCGTGATCGGCAGCCACGGCCGAACCGGAGCGAGCCGCGTCCTCCTGGGGAGCGTCGCCGAGACGGTCGCCAGACGGTCGCCGACTCCCGTCACGATCGTCCGCTGA
- a CDS encoding cation:proton antiporter, translating to MILTATFPVDDPVLIFGLAMLVFLTAPLVLQRYRLPGIVGIIVVGAVIGPNALGILERDDTIVLLGEVGIVYLMFVAGLEINLARFVESRARSVTFGLLSFVVPQVVGTVVGYAVLDLSLPAAALFASIFASHTLLAYPVVSRLGIATNESVTVTIGGTILTDTLALLVLAVVVAADRGDVGLDFWLELTVGLALFFLGVWLVVPRLGRWFFRTVDQESYFEFLFVMVVLFGCAYLAEVAGVEPIVGAFLAGLVLNRLVPQSGPLMNRIEFVGNAFFIPFFLLSVGMLVDVRVLAAGLETISIALTLVALVVVTKYAAAWLTARVSGYSSDEAMTMFGLSVGQAAAALAIVLIGFDVGLFDEHVLNATILMILVVSVLSPAVVDRYGRGIARAEAERAYDPGDEPQRVMVPFSRDSRYREHLLDLALIVREDDAEPLYTLTVTRPGSRAAADVAAIEATLEDTAAYGAAADVPVERRTRVDYNVASGIVRAALENRITALVIGWDGAASRRQRVFGAVIDRVLVRTDQLVLVSHVRQPINITTDVLFLLPPGIEHNEGFAEAVHHVKRIADHVGAPVRGIGVDGDAERSAELFERIGSDVSVSFEPVDDWSDLLEFLRDEVRDTDLVVAMSARRGTMGWDTALQTLPKRVSTLTEGNFIVVYPATGERADDRRFLQFR from the coding sequence ATGATTCTGACAGCCACGTTCCCCGTCGACGACCCGGTCCTGATCTTCGGACTGGCGATGCTCGTCTTCCTCACCGCCCCACTGGTCCTCCAGCGGTATCGCCTCCCGGGCATCGTCGGGATCATCGTCGTCGGGGCGGTGATCGGCCCGAACGCGCTCGGGATTCTCGAGCGCGACGACACCATCGTCCTGCTCGGCGAGGTCGGGATCGTCTACCTCATGTTCGTCGCGGGTCTCGAGATCAACCTCGCCCGATTCGTCGAGTCGAGAGCGCGGAGCGTCACGTTCGGGCTCCTCTCGTTCGTCGTTCCACAGGTCGTCGGCACGGTCGTGGGGTACGCCGTCCTCGACCTCTCGCTCCCTGCCGCCGCGCTGTTCGCCTCGATCTTCGCCTCCCACACGCTGCTCGCCTATCCGGTCGTCAGCCGCCTCGGAATCGCGACCAACGAAAGCGTGACGGTGACGATCGGTGGGACGATCCTCACCGACACCCTCGCGCTGCTCGTGCTCGCGGTCGTCGTCGCTGCCGACCGAGGTGACGTCGGTCTCGACTTCTGGCTCGAGCTCACGGTCGGATTGGCGCTCTTTTTCCTCGGCGTCTGGCTCGTCGTTCCTCGACTCGGCCGGTGGTTCTTCCGGACCGTCGACCAGGAGAGTTACTTCGAGTTCCTGTTCGTGATGGTCGTACTGTTCGGCTGTGCCTACCTCGCGGAGGTCGCGGGCGTCGAGCCCATCGTCGGCGCGTTCCTCGCCGGGCTCGTGCTCAACCGGCTCGTCCCCCAGTCGGGGCCGCTGATGAACCGCATCGAGTTCGTCGGCAACGCCTTCTTCATCCCGTTTTTCCTCCTCTCGGTCGGAATGCTCGTCGACGTCCGCGTGCTGGCTGCGGGGCTCGAGACGATCTCGATCGCGCTCACGCTCGTCGCCCTCGTCGTCGTCACCAAGTACGCCGCCGCCTGGCTCACCGCGCGCGTCTCCGGCTACTCGAGCGACGAGGCGATGACGATGTTCGGGCTCTCGGTGGGCCAGGCTGCCGCAGCGCTGGCGATCGTCCTCATCGGCTTCGACGTGGGGCTGTTCGACGAGCACGTGCTCAACGCGACGATCCTGATGATCCTCGTCGTGAGCGTCCTCAGCCCCGCCGTCGTCGACCGCTACGGACGGGGCATCGCTCGAGCCGAGGCCGAGCGGGCGTACGATCCCGGCGACGAACCACAGCGCGTCATGGTCCCGTTCTCGCGTGACTCCCGCTACCGGGAGCACTTGCTCGACCTCGCGTTGATCGTCCGTGAGGACGACGCCGAGCCCCTGTACACGCTCACCGTCACGAGACCCGGCTCCCGGGCGGCGGCCGACGTCGCCGCGATCGAGGCGACACTCGAGGACACCGCGGCGTACGGTGCCGCCGCCGACGTCCCCGTCGAGCGCCGAACCCGCGTCGACTACAACGTCGCCTCGGGCATCGTCCGGGCGGCCCTCGAGAACCGGATCACGGCGCTGGTCATCGGCTGGGACGGCGCGGCTTCGCGCCGCCAGCGGGTGTTCGGCGCCGTCATCGACCGGGTGCTCGTGCGGACCGACCAGCTCGTGCTGGTCTCGCACGTCCGCCAGCCGATCAACATCACCACGGACGTCCTCTTCCTCCTGCCACCGGGGATCGAACACAACGAGGGGTTTGCCGAGGCCGTCCACCACGTCAAGCGGATCGCCGACCACGTCGGCGCACCCGTTCGCGGAATCGGCGTCGACGGTGACGCGGAACGGTCCGCGGAGCTGTTCGAGCGGATCGGCTCCGACGTCTCCGTCAGCTTCGAACCCGTCGACGACTGGAGCGACCTGCTCGAGTTCCTCCGCGACGAGGTTCGCGATACCGACCTCGTCGTCGCGATGAGCGCCCGCCGGGGGACGATGGGGTGGGACACAGCGCTACAGACGCTTCCCAAGCGCGTCTCGACGCTGACCGAGGGGAACTTCATCGTCGTCTACCCCGCGACCGGCGAGCGGGCCGACGACCGGCGGTTCCTGCAGTTCCGGTGA
- a CDS encoding alpha/beta hydrolase family protein gives MPTTTHTIPVTDDESVVAVHHEASSDRWLVFCHGFLSDKSGSYERRCERAVSKGYNAVRFDFRGCGDSDGAFAEQGLSEKLADCSSVVDHFALDAYALFGSSFGGKVAFHAAARDDRVEAVVTRAPVTFNRSFDEYRSVVDRERECRFDDGRRIDRGFFDDLERYSFPAAATEIDVPVAIFHGACDESVDVADSVEAARLLGRETDVLLETVAEEGHLFSAAAEERLRRRTFHWLESW, from the coding sequence ATGCCCACCACGACGCACACGATCCCGGTTACCGACGACGAGTCGGTCGTCGCGGTCCACCACGAGGCCTCGTCCGATCGCTGGCTCGTGTTCTGTCACGGCTTTCTGAGCGACAAATCGGGCAGCTACGAGCGACGGTGTGAGCGAGCCGTTTCGAAGGGGTACAATGCGGTCCGGTTCGACTTCCGGGGCTGTGGCGACTCCGACGGCGCGTTCGCCGAGCAGGGGCTGAGCGAGAAGCTCGCGGACTGCTCGAGCGTCGTCGACCACTTCGCCCTCGACGCCTACGCCCTCTTCGGCTCGAGCTTCGGCGGCAAGGTGGCCTTCCACGCCGCCGCCCGCGACGACCGGGTCGAGGCGGTCGTTACGCGGGCGCCCGTCACGTTCAACCGGTCGTTCGACGAGTACCGGTCGGTCGTCGACCGCGAGAGGGAGTGCCGGTTCGACGACGGCCGGCGGATCGATCGGGGCTTCTTCGACGACCTCGAGCGCTACTCCTTCCCAGCGGCCGCGACCGAGATCGACGTCCCCGTCGCGATCTTCCACGGCGCGTGCGACGAGTCGGTCGACGTGGCCGACAGCGTAGAGGCGGCCAGGCTGCTCGGCCGTGAGACCGACGTGTTACTCGAGACGGTTGCCGAGGAAGGACACCTGTTCTCCGCCGCCGCCGAGGAGCGGCTGCGCCGGCGGACGTTCCACTGGCTCGAGAGCTGGTGA
- a CDS encoding class I SAM-dependent methyltransferase — MESDSPNAQSPLDADTATSSDRHYAAHLERSRRVWDRWSDWYGMSERDFEPIREAAIDRLDLEAGDRVLDVGCGPGVNFAYIREQIGADGLLVAVDYSPGMVENARARVDEHGWENVEVHRGDATTVDFDERFDAATATLSLGVMPDARRTLENVHRLLRPDSPLAVVDVRPAPSGPVRLLNPLIWRFFRWYANWNPDNDVVESLRAVFEECELVETSLAGTSYTAICRTAGPRDDDR, encoded by the coding sequence ATGGAATCCGACTCGCCTAACGCACAATCCCCGCTGGACGCGGATACCGCTACCTCGAGCGATCGCCACTACGCGGCCCACCTCGAGCGCAGCCGACGGGTGTGGGATCGCTGGAGTGACTGGTACGGCATGAGCGAGCGAGACTTCGAACCGATCCGGGAGGCGGCGATCGATCGGCTCGACCTCGAGGCGGGCGACCGCGTCCTCGACGTCGGCTGCGGACCGGGGGTGAACTTCGCGTACATTCGGGAGCAAATCGGCGCGGATGGGCTGCTCGTCGCCGTCGATTACAGCCCGGGAATGGTCGAGAACGCCAGAGCGCGCGTCGACGAGCACGGCTGGGAGAACGTCGAGGTCCATCGCGGCGACGCGACGACGGTCGACTTCGACGAGCGGTTCGACGCCGCCACTGCGACGCTCTCGCTTGGTGTGATGCCGGACGCCCGCCGGACGCTCGAGAACGTCCATCGGCTGCTCCGTCCCGACAGCCCTCTCGCCGTGGTGGACGTCAGGCCCGCGCCGAGCGGGCCCGTCCGGCTCCTCAACCCGCTCATCTGGCGCTTCTTCCGCTGGTACGCCAACTGGAACCCCGACAACGACGTCGTCGAGTCGCTCCGGGCCGTCTTCGAGGAGTGCGAACTCGTCGAGACCTCCCTCGCCGGCACGTCGTACACGGCGATCTGTCGGACGGCCGGTCCCCGGGACGACGACCGGTGA
- a CDS encoding YgaP family membrane protein, translating into MLEKNVGGADRTLRFVFGGLLLAVAARIGRKRPIGLAALIVGVGLLVSVLTRRCTINALLGINTCPNRD; encoded by the coding sequence ATGCTCGAGAAGAACGTCGGCGGCGCAGATCGCACGCTCAGATTCGTCTTCGGGGGACTGTTGCTCGCCGTCGCGGCTCGAATTGGACGGAAGCGCCCCATCGGCCTCGCCGCTCTGATCGTGGGCGTCGGGCTGCTCGTGAGCGTCCTCACCCGACGCTGTACGATTAACGCGTTGCTCGGGATCAACACCTGTCCGAACCGCGATTGA
- a CDS encoding aldo/keto reductase, producing the protein MMNDDLPETDAASTTESLPRIGIGTYDVPPDACERAVTTALNLGYRHVDTAEMYENEAAVGRALEAADVERENVWVATKVHSRNLAYEDVLEAARASRERLGVDAIDLLYVHWPIRAYDPEETLAAFDELYGRGEIRHVGLSNFTPSLLEEALEYLDAPLFAHQVECHPLCPQNELRRYAREYDHHLVAYSPLAKGAVTDVPELIEIADAYDATPAQVALAWLLSKESVVAIPKSTTEAHIGENLEARRLELDDRALERIDGLERRERQVDFPDAPWNR; encoded by the coding sequence ATGATGAACGACGATCTCCCCGAGACCGACGCCGCATCGACGACCGAATCGCTCCCCCGAATCGGAATCGGGACGTACGACGTTCCCCCGGACGCGTGCGAGCGAGCAGTGACGACGGCACTGAACCTCGGCTACCGCCACGTCGACACGGCAGAAATGTACGAGAACGAGGCTGCCGTCGGCCGCGCGCTCGAGGCCGCCGACGTCGAGCGCGAGAACGTCTGGGTCGCGACCAAGGTCCACTCGCGCAACCTGGCCTACGAGGACGTCCTCGAGGCCGCTCGAGCGAGTCGCGAGCGCCTCGGCGTCGACGCCATCGACCTGCTGTACGTCCACTGGCCGATCCGGGCGTACGACCCCGAGGAGACCCTCGCCGCGTTCGACGAACTGTACGGCCGGGGCGAGATCCGCCACGTCGGTCTCTCGAACTTCACCCCGTCGCTACTCGAGGAGGCGCTCGAGTACCTCGACGCCCCGCTGTTCGCCCATCAGGTCGAGTGTCACCCGTTGTGTCCCCAGAACGAACTCCGCCGGTACGCCCGCGAGTACGATCACCACCTCGTCGCCTACTCGCCGCTGGCGAAGGGGGCGGTGACCGACGTCCCCGAACTGATCGAGATCGCCGACGCCTATGACGCCACGCCGGCACAGGTCGCCCTCGCGTGGCTGCTGTCGAAGGAGTCGGTCGTCGCGATTCCGAAGTCGACCACCGAGGCACACATCGGGGAGAACCTCGAGGCCCGCCGGCTCGAGCTCGACGACCGGGCGCTCGAGCGAATCGACGGCCTCGAGCGCCGAGAACGGCAGGTGGACTTCCCCGACGCACCCTGGAACCGGTGA
- a CDS encoding ATP-grasp domain-containing protein → MPRTDHPPVRLGIVTGEERPRLSDDGRALAAALNGRGLSAEPVVWTTRDDWSTFDAVLVRSCWRYYERPDAFRNWIATVERAASAVFNPPDALRWNLHKFYLRELIDRDVDVLPTAFVERSSDRSLESILRTRGWEEAVVKPAVATSSAGAFRTSLESAVADHQ, encoded by the coding sequence GTGCCCCGAACGGACCACCCGCCAGTTCGCCTCGGGATCGTCACCGGCGAGGAGCGACCGCGGCTGAGCGACGACGGCCGGGCGCTGGCGGCGGCACTGAACGGCCGCGGCCTCTCCGCGGAACCGGTCGTCTGGACGACCAGAGACGACTGGTCGACGTTCGACGCCGTGCTCGTCCGGTCGTGCTGGCGGTACTACGAGCGCCCGGACGCCTTTCGCAACTGGATCGCCACCGTCGAGCGGGCGGCCTCAGCCGTGTTCAACCCCCCTGACGCGCTCCGGTGGAACCTCCACAAATTCTACCTTCGAGAACTGATCGACCGCGACGTCGACGTCCTCCCGACGGCGTTCGTCGAGCGCTCGAGCGACCGCTCCCTCGAGTCGATCCTCCGCACGCGCGGCTGGGAGGAGGCGGTGGTCAAACCCGCCGTCGCCACGAGTTCGGCGGGAGCGTTCCGAACTTCGCTCGAGTCGGCAGTGGCGGACCACCAGTAG
- a CDS encoding AbrB/MazE/SpoVT family DNA-binding domain-containing protein: MVTVDSKGRVVLPQEVRERLGITPGTEVEIHEEGGKAIVEPEDDPEQIIERMENLVAQAASDRGETIPIDEEVDPITQRHRTAVRRGAEKGSDE, translated from the coding sequence ATGGTCACGGTGGACTCAAAGGGACGAGTCGTCCTCCCACAGGAGGTTCGAGAGCGGCTCGGAATTACGCCTGGGACGGAAGTAGAGATCCACGAAGAGGGTGGAAAAGCGATCGTTGAACCTGAAGACGATCCCGAACAGATTATCGAACGCATGGAGAACCTCGTTGCACAAGCGGCTTCAGACCGAGGGGAGACGATCCCAATCGACGAAGAAGTCGATCCAATTACCCAGAGACACCGGACTGCTGTTCGAAGAGGCGCAGAGAAAGGCAGCGATGAGTGA
- a CDS encoding Lrp/AsnC family transcriptional regulator, giving the protein MDDLDRQILDILRRDARTPYTEIADEVGTSEGTVRNRVERMTEEDVIERFTISTRTGNVKAMIEVGVAVDVDTARISQRMAEWEEVDFVWQVSGEQDVVLVVDAADTRGVNELITQAREQDEVVSTKTRLILDEQLG; this is encoded by the coding sequence ATGGACGACCTGGACCGACAGATCCTCGATATCCTGCGGCGAGACGCCCGGACGCCGTACACCGAGATCGCAGACGAGGTCGGGACGAGCGAGGGGACGGTTCGCAACCGCGTCGAGCGGATGACCGAAGAGGACGTCATCGAGCGCTTTACCATCTCGACGCGGACGGGAAACGTCAAGGCGATGATCGAGGTCGGCGTCGCCGTCGACGTCGATACGGCCCGGATCTCCCAGCGGATGGCCGAGTGGGAGGAAGTCGACTTCGTCTGGCAGGTCTCGGGCGAACAGGACGTCGTCCTCGTCGTCGACGCGGCCGACACCCGCGGGGTGAACGAGCTGATCACGCAGGCCAGAGAGCAAGACGAGGTCGTGAGCACGAAGACGCGGCTGATCCTCGACGAACAGCTCGGCTAA
- the carA gene encoding glutamine-hydrolyzing carbamoyl-phosphate synthase small subunit: MTPAYVALEGGHVLEGRGRAPGTARGELVFTTAYTGYEESLTDPSYEEQVLTFSYPLIGNYGVREERFESDRIHPRAVLAKELTDDVTEWLTEEGVPAVDHLDTRDVVTDVREEGAMKCGIAVGEDVAEEDALAELEACTAMSDHTEIGAQVSVAESEVHNAEGDGPTVALIDCGVKGSIVDSLVDRDAVVHVFPYDATAADVDGVDPEILFVSNGPGDPKNYEQAVSLVETFVDELPVAGICLGQQIVARALGGTTEKMAFGHRGVNQPVLDLESGRVVMTTQNHGYTVDEPGDNLEVSQLNVNDDTIEGLDGVGCEVLTRQYHPEANPGPQDTLDFFDDVLEMAASTTRAVPADD; the protein is encoded by the coding sequence ATGACACCGGCCTACGTAGCACTGGAAGGCGGCCACGTACTCGAGGGGCGTGGTCGTGCTCCGGGGACAGCTCGTGGGGAACTGGTTTTCACGACAGCGTACACGGGATACGAGGAGAGTCTGACCGACCCCTCCTACGAGGAGCAGGTCCTGACCTTTTCGTACCCGCTGATCGGCAACTACGGCGTTCGTGAGGAACGCTTCGAGTCCGACCGGATCCACCCCCGAGCCGTGCTGGCCAAGGAACTGACCGACGACGTCACCGAGTGGCTCACCGAGGAGGGCGTCCCGGCCGTCGACCACCTCGACACCCGTGACGTCGTCACCGACGTCCGGGAAGAGGGCGCAATGAAGTGCGGGATCGCCGTCGGCGAGGACGTCGCCGAGGAGGACGCGCTCGCGGAACTCGAGGCCTGCACGGCGATGAGCGACCACACCGAGATCGGCGCGCAGGTCAGCGTCGCCGAATCCGAGGTCCACAACGCCGAGGGCGACGGCCCGACCGTCGCGCTGATCGACTGCGGCGTCAAGGGCTCGATCGTCGACTCACTGGTCGACCGCGACGCGGTCGTCCACGTCTTCCCCTACGACGCGACCGCCGCAGACGTCGACGGCGTCGACCCCGAGATCCTGTTCGTCTCGAACGGCCCCGGCGACCCGAAAAACTACGAGCAAGCCGTCTCGCTCGTCGAGACGTTCGTCGACGAACTCCCCGTCGCCGGCATCTGCCTCGGCCAGCAGATCGTCGCCCGCGCACTCGGCGGCACCACCGAGAAGATGGCTTTCGGCCACCGCGGCGTCAACCAGCCTGTCCTCGACCTCGAGTCCGGCCGGGTCGTCATGACCACCCAGAACCACGGCTACACCGTCGACGAGCCCGGCGACAACCTCGAGGTCTCCCAGCTTAACGTCAACGACGACACCATCGAAGGCCTCGACGGCGTCGGCTGTGAGGTCCTCACCCGCCAGTACCACCCCGAGGCCAACCCCGGCCCCCAGGACACCCTCGACTTCTTCGACGACGTGCTCGAGATGGCCGCGTCGACCACTCGAGCCGTTCCCGCCGACGACTGA